A single region of the Triticum dicoccoides isolate Atlit2015 ecotype Zavitan chromosome 2B, WEW_v2.0, whole genome shotgun sequence genome encodes:
- the LOC119368989 gene encoding uncharacterized protein LOC119368989 yields the protein MMVDPVSLVGMILTMVQLIASAAATAQQNKKKCRELAQRAGILTNVLPNYTYAAANDQHTARVLHTLKEALDEAQTLIQSCQTRSTFSICSRSRKAAELDAVNGKINQSIFDLNFIRNAPINHVAAASPVPLPAQTYDHGSYYQYQAQGAGGASSSACVGYPPPQHAPVNVHWTPAPSPYHASPAPSASGYNPSCFYTLPTVNKIFDRVCNGFR from the coding sequence ATGATGGTTGACCCAGTGAGCCTGGTGGGCATGATTCTAACGATGGTACAACTGATCGCAAGCGCCGCAGCAACGGCacagcagaacaagaagaagtgcCGGGAGCTCGCCCAACGCGCGGGCATTCTGACCAACGTACTGCCCAACTACACATACGCGGCGGCCAACGACCAGCACACGGCGAGAGTGCTGCACACGCTCAAGGAGGCCCTGGACGAAGCGCAAACGCTCATCCAGTCCTGCCAAACTAGAAGCACGTTCAGTATATGCTCCCGAAGCCGGAAGGCCGCCGAATTAGACGCCGTTAATGGAAAGATCAACCAGTCCATCTTCGACCTCAATTTCATCAGAAACGCTCCAATAAATCACGTAGCAGCAGCTAGCCCAGTCCCACTCCCAGCTCAAACTTATGACCACGGCTCCTACTATCAGTATCAGGCACAAGGAGCCGGAGGTGCCTCCAGCAGCGCCTGTGTTGGATACCCCCCGCCTCAGCACGCTCCCGTCAATGTTCACTGGACTCCGGCTCCGTCTCCCTACCATGCTTCTCCAGCCCCCTCGGCCTCGGGTTATAATCCATCTTGTTTTTACACCCTTCCAACGGTCAACAAGATCTTTGACCGTGTGTGTAATGGATTCCGCTAG
- the LOC119366575 gene encoding uncharacterized protein LOC119366575 has protein sequence MVDPVGLVGMILTMVQLIAKAAETAQQNKKKCWELAQRVCTLANVLPNYTYPATNDQETETVMRRLKETLDEALTLIQSCQTVTVFSRSRKAVELDGVNRKINDCITDLNFIRQVRTNHIAASTFAPLPAQTYDHSSYYLAQGGGGASSSACVGYPPLPQHAPVNVHWTPAPSPYHAYPAPSASGYNLSSLYTLPTVNKIFDSMCNGFR, from the coding sequence ATGGTGGACCCAGTGGGCCTGGTGGGCATGATCCTAACGATGGTGCAACTGATCGCAAAGGCCGCGGAGACGGCacagcagaacaagaagaagtgcTGGGAGCTCGCCCAACGCGTGTGCACTCTGGCCAACGTACTGCCCAACTACACATACCCGGCGACGAACGACCAGGAGACGGAGACAGTGATGAGGAGGCTCAAGGAGACCCTCGACGAAGCGTTGACTCTCATCCAGTCCTGCCAGACTGTAACTGTATTCTCCCGTAGCCGGAAGGCGGTCGAATTAGATGGGGTTAATAGAAAGATCAACGACTGCATCACGGACCTCAATTTCATCAGACAAGTTCGCACAAATCACATAGCAGCATCTACCTTCGCCCCACTCCCAGCTCAAACTTATGACCACAGCTCCTACTATCTGgcacaaggaggaggaggtgcctCCAGCAGCGCCTGTGTTGGCTACCCCCCGCTGCCTCAGCACGCACCCGTCAATGTTCACTGGACTCCGGCTCCGTCTCCCTACCATGCTTATCCAGCCCCCTCGGCCTCGGGTTATAATCTATCTTCCCTTTACACCCTTCCAACTGTTAACAAGATCTTTGACAGTATGTGTAATGGATTCCGCTAG